The following are from one region of the Roseobacter fucihabitans genome:
- a CDS encoding TRAP transporter small permease subunit yields the protein MKFVHAIEGLSLWVGRAFGWCILILTLSVSYEVFVRYVLNAPTVWAFDMMIQMYGALFLMCGAYALAQDTHVRADVVYRLFPVKVQAGLDFVLYFLFFFPGITALAWFGYEIASDSWRWKEVSFNSPASIQIYFFKSLIPVAGVLLMIQGVAELVRCVMAMRTGKWPERLVDVKETEDLLSELDIAEIQAIHPAKK from the coding sequence ATGAAATTCGTTCACGCCATTGAAGGATTGAGCCTCTGGGTCGGTCGCGCTTTTGGGTGGTGCATCCTGATCCTGACGCTGTCGGTGTCCTATGAGGTCTTCGTGCGCTACGTGCTGAATGCGCCCACCGTTTGGGCCTTTGACATGATGATCCAGATGTATGGCGCGCTGTTTTTGATGTGCGGGGCCTATGCGCTGGCACAGGATACACATGTGCGCGCAGACGTCGTTTACCGGCTGTTTCCGGTCAAGGTGCAGGCTGGCCTCGATTTCGTGCTCTATTTCCTGTTTTTCTTTCCCGGCATCACGGCGCTTGCCTGGTTCGGCTATGAAATCGCCTCCGACAGCTGGCGTTGGAAAGAAGTGAGCTTCAACAGCCCCGCCAGCATCCAGATTTATTTCTTCAAATCCCTGATCCCCGTCGCAGGCGTGTTGCTGATGATACAGGGTGTCGCCGAATTGGTGCGCTGTGTGATGGCCATGCGGACAGGCAAGTGGCCCGAACGTTTGGTCGACGTCAAGGAGACGGAAGACTTGCTCTCAGAGCTCGATATCGCTGAAATTCAAGCCATCCACCCTGCCAAGAAATAG
- a CDS encoding TRAP transporter substrate-binding protein yields MTDNLNRRKFLRGSAVAGAAALATPAIAQDSGTTLKMQAAWGGGIFLENAQSFAARVNEMSGGSLTIEVLSVDAVVKTSQMQDAVHRGVLDAAHYVSAYWYGKSKAASLFGTGPCFGWSSQEMLGWVYAGGGQELFDELMGELRLNVVSFFNSPMPAQPLGWFQQEITDASQMNGLKYRTVGLAADVLLEMGMSVVQLPGGEIQPAMKSGLIDAAEFNNPTSDRDFGMQDVSKHYHLASFHQSQECFEVTINKDKFEALSDEHKAIIKNASMAENSGFYWNNTKRYSDDLIKLQESDGVNVYRTPDSVMAAQLAAWDKVANRIAEDDPFFAKVMESQKAYAKDVMNYLNLNQPDYKLAYNHYFG; encoded by the coding sequence ATGACAGACAATCTTAACCGCAGAAAATTCCTGCGCGGTTCCGCCGTTGCCGGTGCAGCTGCCCTCGCCACCCCCGCCATTGCGCAAGACAGCGGCACCACGCTGAAGATGCAAGCGGCCTGGGGCGGTGGTATTTTCCTTGAAAACGCTCAGTCCTTCGCGGCGCGCGTCAATGAAATGTCCGGCGGCTCACTGACCATCGAAGTGCTTTCGGTCGATGCGGTGGTCAAAACCAGCCAGATGCAGGATGCGGTTCATCGCGGCGTTCTGGATGCCGCGCATTACGTGTCGGCCTATTGGTACGGTAAATCCAAAGCAGCGTCGCTTTTTGGCACAGGCCCCTGCTTTGGCTGGTCGAGCCAGGAAATGCTGGGCTGGGTCTATGCGGGCGGCGGACAGGAATTATTTGACGAGTTGATGGGCGAATTGCGCCTGAACGTCGTATCCTTCTTCAACTCGCCAATGCCTGCACAGCCTCTGGGGTGGTTCCAGCAGGAAATCACCGACGCATCGCAAATGAACGGGTTGAAATACCGTACAGTTGGTTTGGCCGCGGATGTTCTGCTCGAAATGGGCATGTCCGTGGTGCAGCTTCCGGGTGGTGAAATCCAGCCCGCGATGAAATCCGGCCTGATCGATGCGGCGGAATTCAACAACCCCACGTCTGATCGTGATTTCGGGATGCAGGACGTTTCCAAGCACTACCACCTTGCATCATTCCACCAGAGCCAGGAGTGCTTTGAGGTCACCATCAACAAGGATAAGTTCGAAGCGCTTTCCGACGAGCACAAGGCGATCATCAAGAACGCGTCCATGGCGGAAAATTCCGGGTTCTACTGGAACAACACCAAGCGCTATTCCGACGATCTGATCAAACTTCAGGAATCGGATGGCGTGAACGTCTACCGCACACCGGATTCGGTGATGGCGGCACAGCTGGCGGCCTGGGATAAGGTTGCAAACCGGATTGCAGAGGACGACCCGTTCTTTGCCAAGGTAATGGAATCGCAAAAGGCCTATGCCAAGGATGTGATGAACTATCTGAACCTGAACCAGCCTGACTACAAGCTGGCCTATAACCACTACTTCGGGTGA
- a CDS encoding IclR family transcriptional regulator: MEKRQRGRPKSQFRESSAGTLQSLDRALGILKAVSRSDRATLTDLSLSLGVPTATTHRILTTLQKHDFVSFDDARQDWVIGIEAYRTGISFMNRTGLSAVSRPVMRHLMELTGETANLAIADGSEVVFVGQVETQNPIRAFFARGTRTSMHASGTGKAILSALQHDRVRKLLMATGLTRFTQNTLVTPDALFADLDVTRARGWSFDCEERHDGMSCIGAVIYDEHTDPVAGVSISGPSTRFDALRVPALGATVAQAALEITTLIGGRAPHSDTGNALANTNLHQAQ, from the coding sequence ATGGAAAAGCGACAGCGCGGACGGCCCAAATCTCAGTTTCGTGAAAGTTCCGCCGGGACATTACAATCGCTTGACCGCGCACTTGGCATTCTCAAGGCCGTCTCGCGTTCAGACCGCGCCACCTTAACTGATCTTTCGTTGTCTCTCGGCGTGCCGACCGCCACCACACATCGTATTCTTACAACCCTGCAGAAACACGACTTTGTCTCCTTTGATGACGCGCGGCAGGATTGGGTGATCGGTATTGAAGCCTATCGCACGGGAATATCGTTCATGAACCGGACGGGGTTGAGCGCGGTCAGCCGTCCGGTCATGCGGCATTTGATGGAGCTGACCGGCGAAACTGCGAACCTCGCGATCGCAGACGGTAGCGAGGTTGTCTTTGTCGGTCAGGTCGAAACCCAGAATCCGATTCGCGCGTTCTTTGCGCGCGGCACACGCACATCCATGCACGCCTCCGGCACCGGCAAGGCCATTCTCTCCGCGTTGCAACACGACCGGGTGCGAAAATTACTGATGGCCACAGGCCTGACGCGCTTCACACAGAATACGCTGGTCACACCGGATGCGCTTTTTGCCGATCTCGACGTGACCCGGGCCCGCGGGTGGTCTTTTGATTGCGAAGAACGCCATGATGGTATGTCCTGCATCGGCGCGGTCATATATGATGAGCATACCGATCCAGTGGCCGGCGTGTCGATTTCCGGGCCCAGCACGCGTTTTGACGCACTGCGGGTCCCTGCCCTCGGGGCGACCGTCGCGCAGGCCGCGCTGGAAATCACAACGCTGATCGGCGGGCGGGCGCCGCACAGCGACACCGGTAACGCCTTAGCAAATACGAACTTGCACCAGGCGCAGTAA
- the bhcA gene encoding L-aspartate--glyoxylate aminotransferase BhcA produces the protein MSDQNPLFIPGPTNIPDRLRAAMNVQTRDHRAPDFVETFAPVLADTKKVFATTEGTVITFPASGTGGWEAAVCNTLSPGDKVLVARYGMFSHRWIDLCQRHGLDVQIIECDWGSGAPADKFEAALSADKTREIKAVLVTHNETATGVKSDIAAVRAAMNAASHPAMLFVDCVSSLASMEFQMDAWGVDIAVSGSQKGFMLATGMAILGVSPKALEAMKTAKLHRTFFDFRDMLATNASGGFPYTPPLQLIYGMRESLKMLFEEGLENVYARHFRLAEGVRRAVDAWGLSLVAQSPDLYSDTVSAVYVPEGFDSNALTEQAFNAYGVSFGIGLGEMNGKAFRIGHLGSLTDVMVLSGLATIEMAMADLDYPIELGSGVAAAQEYLRKHRAALIKTAA, from the coding sequence ATGTCAGACCAAAACCCGCTGTTTATCCCAGGACCAACCAATATTCCTGATCGGTTGCGCGCTGCAATGAATGTACAGACGCGTGACCATCGGGCCCCGGACTTCGTGGAGACCTTTGCACCTGTGCTAGCAGACACCAAAAAAGTGTTCGCGACAACGGAAGGGACAGTGATCACTTTTCCGGCCAGTGGCACCGGCGGGTGGGAAGCCGCAGTTTGCAACACACTCAGTCCGGGGGACAAGGTTCTGGTTGCGCGCTATGGCATGTTCAGCCACCGATGGATCGATCTGTGCCAGCGTCACGGTCTGGATGTTCAGATCATCGAATGTGACTGGGGCTCCGGTGCACCGGCTGATAAATTCGAGGCCGCCCTGAGTGCGGATAAAACGCGCGAGATCAAAGCCGTTCTGGTCACGCATAATGAAACGGCAACGGGCGTGAAATCGGATATTGCTGCGGTGCGCGCGGCGATGAATGCCGCGAGCCATCCCGCGATGCTTTTTGTGGATTGTGTCAGCTCGCTCGCCTCGATGGAGTTCCAGATGGACGCCTGGGGTGTCGATATTGCGGTTTCAGGGTCGCAAAAGGGCTTCATGCTGGCCACGGGGATGGCGATTCTCGGTGTGAGCCCGAAGGCGCTGGAAGCGATGAAGACCGCAAAGCTCCACCGGACGTTCTTTGATTTTCGGGATATGTTGGCGACCAATGCGTCGGGTGGTTTTCCCTACACGCCGCCGCTACAACTGATCTACGGTATGCGCGAAAGCCTCAAGATGTTGTTTGAGGAAGGGTTGGAAAATGTCTATGCGCGTCACTTCCGCTTGGCGGAAGGGGTGCGCCGGGCGGTGGACGCCTGGGGACTGAGCCTTGTGGCGCAAAGCCCGGACCTTTATTCCGACACGGTCAGCGCGGTCTATGTGCCCGAGGGGTTTGACAGCAACGCTTTGACCGAGCAGGCCTTCAACGCTTACGGCGTGTCCTTTGGCATCGGCCTGGGCGAAATGAATGGCAAGGCGTTTCGGATTGGTCATCTGGGGAGCCTCACGGATGTGATGGTGCTGTCGGGACTGGCGACGATCGAAATGGCGATGGCCGATCTCGATTATCCGATCGAGCTGGGCAGTGGGGTGGCTGCGGCGCAGGAATATCTGCGAAAGCATCGCGCCGCCTTGATCAAGACTGCAGCCTGA
- the bhcB gene encoding beta-hydroxyaspartate dehydratase BhcB, whose product MLDIITGSDLTIEHVRAAHERIKPYIHETPILTSSYFNDLTGAELFFKCENFQKAGAFKVRGASNAVFGLSDAVAEKGVATHSSGNHALSLSYAAGRRGIPCHVVMPRTAPEAKKAAVRGYGGIITECDPSTTSREAVFAEVQASTGAEFVHPYNDPRVIAGQATCSLEMLSQIDNMDAVIAPIGGGGMISGTCLTLSNLAPKMEIYAAEPDQADDAARSFRAGHIIADDAPNTIADGLKVPLKENTWHFVSHFVTDVLTASEQEIIDAMKLTWERMKIVMEPSCAVPMAAILRNPEVFRGKRVGVVITGGNVDLDKLPWTLG is encoded by the coding sequence ATGTTAGATATAATCACGGGATCTGATCTGACCATCGAACATGTGCGCGCAGCACATGAGCGGATCAAACCTTATATCCACGAAACACCGATCCTGACATCGTCCTATTTCAACGATCTCACTGGGGCCGAGCTGTTCTTCAAATGCGAAAACTTCCAAAAAGCCGGTGCGTTCAAGGTGCGCGGTGCGTCCAATGCGGTCTTTGGCCTGAGCGATGCGGTGGCAGAGAAGGGCGTGGCAACGCATTCCTCTGGCAATCACGCGCTGTCGCTCAGCTATGCCGCAGGACGGCGGGGCATCCCGTGCCATGTTGTGATGCCACGGACAGCGCCGGAGGCCAAGAAAGCGGCGGTGCGCGGCTATGGCGGGATCATCACGGAATGCGACCCTTCAACGACCAGCCGCGAAGCTGTTTTTGCAGAGGTACAGGCGTCAACGGGCGCGGAATTCGTGCATCCCTACAATGATCCGCGCGTGATTGCGGGGCAAGCGACCTGCTCGCTTGAAATGCTGAGCCAGATCGACAACATGGACGCCGTGATCGCGCCCATCGGCGGCGGGGGGATGATCTCCGGCACTTGCCTGACGCTCTCCAATCTTGCACCGAAAATGGAAATCTATGCGGCGGAACCGGATCAGGCGGATGATGCGGCGCGCTCGTTCCGCGCGGGGCATATTATTGCGGATGATGCGCCAAATACGATTGCGGATGGGTTGAAAGTGCCACTCAAAGAGAACACTTGGCATTTTGTATCACATTTCGTAACCGACGTTTTGACCGCTTCAGAACAGGAAATCATCGATGCGATGAAACTGACTTGGGAGCGGATGAAGATCGTGATGGAACCAAGCTGCGCCGTACCGATGGCCGCCATTCTGCGCAACCCGGAGGTGTTCCGGGGCAAGCGCGTGGGGGTGGTCATCACAGGTGGCAATGTGGATTTGGATAAACTGCCCTGGACCTTGGGCTAA
- the bhcC gene encoding 3-hydroxy-D-aspartate aldolase BhcC, with amino-acid sequence MNKQVNFEDYEVGYDIPAAIGMDAAQIQTPSLVLDLDALERNIKKMGDFAKSHGMRHRVHGKMHKSVDVALLQEKLGGSCGVCCQKVSEAEVFARGGIKDVLVSNQVRQPEKIDRLARMPKLGARTICCVDDLENIADLSEAATRHGTQIECLVEIDCGAGRCGVTTTPAVVEIAKAIDAAEGLKFAGLQAYQGAMQHMDSYEDRKGKTQIAIDMVRDAVDALKAEGLECDIVGGGGTGSYYFESGSGVFNELQCGSYAFMDADYGRILDENGNRIDQGEWENALFILTSVMSHAKADKAIVDAGLKAQSVDSGLPVIFGRTDVEYVKCSDEHGVVADPDGVLKVNDKLKLVPGHCDPTCNVHDWYVGVRNGKVETLWPVSARGKAF; translated from the coding sequence ATGAACAAGCAAGTGAATTTCGAAGACTACGAAGTCGGCTATGACATCCCCGCTGCGATCGGCATGGACGCCGCGCAAATCCAGACGCCAAGCCTGGTGCTCGATCTGGACGCGCTCGAGCGTAACATCAAGAAGATGGGCGATTTCGCCAAAAGCCACGGGATGCGTCACCGCGTGCATGGCAAGATGCATAAATCCGTTGATGTGGCGCTCTTGCAGGAGAAACTGGGCGGCAGCTGTGGTGTCTGTTGCCAGAAGGTGTCAGAGGCTGAGGTTTTTGCACGCGGCGGCATCAAGGACGTGCTGGTCTCCAACCAGGTGCGCCAGCCCGAAAAGATCGACCGTCTGGCGCGGATGCCCAAGCTGGGCGCGCGCACGATCTGTTGCGTGGATGATCTCGAAAATATTGCCGACCTTTCCGAGGCGGCGACGCGGCATGGGACCCAAATCGAATGCCTCGTGGAAATCGACTGTGGCGCGGGGCGTTGTGGCGTGACGACGACACCAGCCGTGGTGGAAATCGCCAAAGCAATCGACGCCGCAGAGGGTCTGAAATTCGCAGGATTGCAAGCCTACCAGGGCGCGATGCAGCACATGGACAGCTACGAGGACCGCAAGGGTAAAACCCAGATCGCCATCGACATGGTGCGCGACGCGGTGGATGCGCTTAAGGCCGAAGGTCTGGAGTGTGACATCGTCGGCGGGGGCGGCACGGGTTCCTATTACTTTGAGAGTGGTTCGGGCGTGTTCAACGAATTGCAATGCGGATCCTATGCTTTCATGGATGCCGATTATGGCCGTATCCTCGATGAAAACGGCAACCGGATTGATCAGGGTGAATGGGAAAACGCGCTGTTTATCCTCACCTCGGTGATGAGCCATGCCAAGGCGGATAAAGCCATCGTTGACGCGGGTCTCAAGGCGCAGTCTGTGGACTCTGGCCTGCCGGTAATCTTTGGGCGCACCGACGTGGAATACGTCAAATGTTCAGACGAGCATGGTGTGGTCGCCGATCCCGATGGTGTGTTGAAGGTGAATGACAAGCTCAAGCTGGTGCCCGGCCACTGCGATCCGACCTGCAACGTGCATGATTGGTACGTCGGTGTGCGAAACGGCAAGGTAGAAACGCTGTGGCCGGTTTCGGCACGCGGCAAAGCATTTTAA
- the bhcD gene encoding iminosuccinate reductase BhcD — MSEGLLIVGEEVCAQVVNSKDAFDAVEAVFGAMARGDAYNFPVIREAIGYADALYGFKSGFDKAGKTLGVKSGGYWPGNMAKGLTNHQSTIFLFDPDTGMLQALVGGNYLTAVRTAASSSVSIAHLARKDAKVLGMVGAGHQSTFQLRAAAEQRDFEKVVAWNPHPEMLPKLGAVAKELGLDFEAVTQEELGAQADVIITITSAFEPLMMKDWIKPGTHIACMGTDTKGKQEVDPAILASARVFADEIAQSITIGEAQHAIAAGQIAEADITPIGAVINGDHAGRSSADEITLFDGTGVGLQDLAVASVAAHQAEKQGKATRVAL; from the coding sequence ATGTCCGAAGGATTGTTGATCGTAGGCGAAGAGGTCTGCGCGCAGGTGGTGAACAGCAAGGACGCCTTTGATGCCGTCGAGGCCGTGTTTGGTGCCATGGCCAGGGGAGATGCATATAATTTTCCGGTGATCCGCGAAGCCATCGGATACGCCGACGCGCTTTACGGGTTCAAATCCGGGTTCGACAAGGCGGGCAAAACGCTGGGTGTGAAATCGGGCGGATATTGGCCCGGCAACATGGCCAAGGGGCTGACAAACCACCAATCCACGATTTTCCTGTTTGATCCCGATACGGGCATGTTGCAGGCGCTGGTGGGGGGCAATTATTTGACGGCGGTGCGTACCGCGGCCTCCTCATCCGTTTCCATCGCGCATCTGGCGCGCAAGGACGCAAAGGTTTTGGGCATGGTGGGGGCCGGGCATCAATCCACCTTTCAATTGCGCGCCGCCGCAGAACAGCGTGATTTCGAGAAGGTCGTGGCGTGGAACCCGCACCCCGAGATGTTGCCGAAGCTGGGCGCGGTGGCCAAAGAGTTGGGTCTGGATTTTGAGGCGGTGACACAGGAAGAGCTGGGTGCGCAGGCAGATGTGATCATCACCATCACCTCCGCCTTTGAGCCGCTGATGATGAAAGATTGGATCAAGCCGGGCACGCATATCGCCTGCATGGGGACCGACACAAAAGGCAAGCAGGAGGTCGATCCCGCGATCCTTGCCAGTGCGCGCGTTTTTGCTGATGAAATCGCGCAATCCATTACCATCGGCGAGGCGCAACATGCGATTGCGGCCGGTCAGATCGCAGAGGCGGATATTACCCCCATCGGTGCGGTTATCAACGGCGATCACGCTGGACGCAGCAGCGCTGATGAAATCACCCTGTTTGATGGGACCGGTGTTGGCCTCCAGGATCTGGCTGTGGCTTCCGTCGCCGCGCATCAGGCCGAAAAACAAGGCAAGGCCACCCGCGTCGCTCTTTGA
- a CDS encoding ABC transporter substrate-binding protein has protein sequence MILSKIPYALCALGLSATVSLAEGELTPTVFGTNWLAQAEHGGFYQSVADGTYAACGLDVEIISGGPQVNNRALMLAGKIDFHMGGDMLQAFNAVKEGIPVVSVAAIFQKHPQVILAHPGQAESWEDLKDLTLLIGDNGFSSYYQWMIAEHGFTVEQRLPYTFNPAPFIADKEKGMQGYLSSEPYAVLKEAGFEPNVFLIADAGYSSYATTIETMAATIENAPEKVACFVDGSLTGWYNYLYGDGAAADELILAANPDISQDKLDFAKKMLLEQGIVDSGTALETGIGSMTDEVIGDFYGKMVAAGVLEDGLDWKAAYTLDFTNKSVGKEIKP, from the coding sequence ATGATCCTTTCAAAAATTCCCTACGCGCTGTGCGCTCTCGGTCTGAGTGCTACTGTCAGCTTGGCGGAGGGTGAATTGACCCCCACCGTTTTTGGCACCAACTGGTTGGCGCAGGCCGAACATGGCGGGTTTTATCAATCGGTTGCCGATGGCACCTATGCGGCATGCGGTCTGGATGTCGAGATCATCTCGGGCGGTCCACAGGTTAACAACCGCGCTTTGATGCTCGCCGGAAAAATTGATTTCCACATGGGCGGTGACATGCTTCAGGCCTTTAATGCGGTCAAGGAAGGCATCCCGGTTGTCTCGGTCGCGGCGATCTTTCAAAAACACCCGCAGGTCATTCTGGCCCATCCCGGGCAAGCAGAAAGCTGGGAAGATCTGAAAGACCTGACCTTGCTGATCGGCGACAACGGGTTCAGTTCCTATTACCAATGGATGATCGCGGAGCATGGTTTCACAGTAGAGCAACGCTTGCCCTACACGTTCAACCCCGCGCCCTTTATCGCGGATAAAGAAAAGGGAATGCAGGGGTATTTGAGTTCGGAACCCTATGCTGTCCTGAAAGAGGCCGGGTTTGAGCCAAATGTGTTTCTGATCGCGGATGCGGGCTATTCATCCTATGCGACCACGATCGAAACCATGGCGGCAACGATCGAAAACGCCCCCGAGAAGGTCGCGTGTTTTGTCGATGGATCGCTCACTGGGTGGTATAATTACCTCTACGGTGACGGCGCTGCGGCGGATGAGCTCATTCTGGCGGCCAACCCCGATATATCGCAGGATAAACTCGATTTCGCCAAAAAGATGCTGCTGGAACAGGGTATTGTGGACAGTGGAACCGCCCTTGAAACCGGGATCGGATCGATGACAGATGAGGTCATTGGCGATTTTTACGGTAAAATGGTCGCGGCGGGCGTGCTTGAAGACGGGCTTGACTGGAAGGCGGCCTATACGCTGGATTTCACCAACAAGTCTGTTGGCAAAGAGATCAAACCCTAA
- a CDS encoding ABC transporter ATP-binding protein: MTEPITSLHQRPELLRMEQIDKTFNGDVIALRGMSLQVREGDFISLLGPSGCGKSTALRLISDLIHPTAGRISWYGGHDTGDLGVVFQEPTLMPWATVAQNVWLPFRLRGKPYSAVKDDVLEALKLVGLEAFQNSYPRELSGGMKMRVSIARAMVTRPRLILMDEPFAALDEITRFKLNNDLLKLKAAIGCTVVFVTHSVFESVFLSDRIIVMAARPGRVICELEVDAPYPRDQDFRTSPEYAAYTRRTTDALHQAMGEAA; encoded by the coding sequence ATGACTGAACCGATAACGTCACTGCACCAGCGGCCTGAATTGTTGCGCATGGAGCAGATCGACAAGACGTTTAACGGCGATGTCATAGCGCTCAGGGGTATGAGCCTGCAGGTGCGGGAGGGGGATTTCATCTCGCTTCTGGGGCCGTCAGGATGTGGTAAATCGACTGCGCTGCGGTTGATAAGTGATCTTATCCACCCCACTGCCGGGCGCATTTCATGGTATGGCGGACATGACACGGGCGACCTTGGTGTGGTGTTTCAGGAGCCGACGCTTATGCCCTGGGCAACCGTGGCCCAAAACGTCTGGCTGCCGTTCCGTTTGCGTGGCAAGCCTTATAGCGCGGTCAAGGATGACGTGCTGGAGGCGCTCAAACTGGTCGGGTTGGAGGCGTTTCAGAACAGTTACCCGCGCGAATTGTCGGGGGGGATGAAAATGCGCGTCTCCATCGCGCGGGCCATGGTCACGCGGCCCCGGCTGATTTTGATGGATGAACCCTTTGCCGCGCTGGATGAAATCACCCGGTTCAAACTGAACAATGATCTGCTGAAGCTGAAAGCGGCGATTGGATGCACGGTGGTCTTCGTGACCCATTCGGTTTTTGAATCTGTGTTCCTGTCGGATCGCATCATTGTCATGGCCGCACGCCCGGGGCGGGTCATCTGTGAGCTGGAGGTAGACGCACCCTATCCGCGCGATCAGGATTTCCGAACATCGCCGGAATATGCAGCCTATACCCGGCGCACCACCGACGCGCTGCATCAGGCGATGGGGGAGGCGGCATGA
- a CDS encoding ABC transporter permease — MSIADPTSAPVPVDAEETARLKRRRFEKFGKWVLPVLVLGVMLIAWDRTVVWNEIPHYILPGPGLVFETLIKDWALLFEALLVTLQITLMALAVAVVGGVGLAVLFTQSRLVEMSFYPYAVILQVTPIVAIAPLIFIYVDSRIAGLLLCAWLVAFFPVLSNTTLGLNSADHNLRDLFRIYGASRWQTLRFLQLPSALPYFLGGLRIAGGLSLIGAVVAEYVAGTGGLKSGLAFRILEAGYRLNIPRMFAALILIAVAGVVIFAGLSFLSHMLLRKWHESALKRDH; from the coding sequence ATGAGCATTGCCGATCCCACCAGCGCGCCTGTGCCGGTCGATGCCGAGGAAACCGCCCGCCTCAAGCGCAGACGGTTTGAGAAATTCGGCAAATGGGTTTTGCCCGTGCTGGTGCTGGGGGTGATGTTGATTGCCTGGGACCGTACGGTGGTGTGGAACGAGATACCGCATTACATATTGCCCGGACCGGGGTTGGTGTTTGAAACCTTGATCAAGGATTGGGCGCTTTTGTTCGAGGCGCTTCTGGTCACCTTGCAGATCACCCTGATGGCGCTGGCCGTTGCGGTGGTGGGCGGTGTGGGGTTGGCCGTGCTTTTTACGCAATCGCGTCTGGTTGAGATGAGTTTCTACCCCTACGCGGTGATCCTGCAAGTCACGCCGATTGTGGCCATTGCGCCGCTGATCTTCATCTACGTCGACAGCCGCATCGCGGGGTTATTGCTCTGCGCATGGTTGGTCGCATTCTTTCCGGTGCTCAGCAACACGACCCTGGGTCTGAACTCAGCCGATCACAATCTGCGCGATCTGTTCCGGATCTATGGCGCGTCGCGCTGGCAGACGTTGCGGTTCTTGCAATTGCCCTCGGCGCTGCCGTATTTCCTTGGTGGGTTGCGCATCGCGGGCGGCTTGTCCTTGATTGGCGCGGTGGTGGCGGAATATGTTGCGGGGACGGGCGGGCTCAAATCCGGGCTGGCGTTTCGCATATTGGAGGCGGGATACCGGCTCAACATCCCGCGCATGTTCGCGGCCCTCATATTGATCGCGGTGGCGGGGGTCGTCATTTTTGCGGGCCTTAGTTTCCTGAGCCATATGCTGTTGCGCAAATGGCATGAAAGCGCATTGAAACGGGATCATTGA